A stretch of Treponema vincentii F0403 DNA encodes these proteins:
- a CDS encoding 6-phosphofructokinase, with protein MTAHKRLGILTSGGDAPGLNAAIRALARTAMNRYGMEVVGIEQGYRGLIENKYHILTEQDLSGILARGGTILGASREKPFKDRGWRNADGSGAVDCIKKNYKDLRLDCLAVLGGNGSQTTADMLVNEGLNIIGIPKTIDNDIVHNDMSFGFHTALDIATDAIDRLHTTAASHNRIMVIEIMGHKAGWLALYAGIAGGSDIIIIPEIPYRIELIAEHLRERRIKGKNFSVVAVAEGAVSFQEKDMNKKALKEARKTMAGSIGYRVAREIEEVTGAEARVTVLGYLQRGGTPSGYDRILATRFGAAAAELAAADQYGVMTALQQGVITAVPLSKVADKVKKVPEGHPMILAARDVSTCLAG; from the coding sequence ATGACTGCACATAAACGCCTCGGCATCTTAACATCGGGGGGTGATGCTCCCGGTTTAAACGCCGCTATCAGAGCTTTGGCCCGGACAGCAATGAACCGTTACGGCATGGAAGTGGTCGGTATTGAGCAAGGGTACCGCGGCCTCATCGAAAATAAGTATCACATATTAACAGAGCAGGATCTTTCCGGTATTCTTGCACGCGGCGGAACGATCTTGGGTGCTTCCCGTGAAAAACCGTTTAAAGACCGCGGCTGGCGTAATGCGGACGGCAGCGGGGCGGTGGATTGTATTAAAAAAAATTACAAAGACTTACGGTTAGACTGTCTTGCCGTTCTCGGTGGCAATGGGTCGCAGACTACTGCCGATATGCTCGTAAACGAAGGACTGAACATCATCGGTATTCCGAAAACCATCGACAACGATATCGTGCATAATGATATGAGCTTCGGCTTCCACACTGCGCTTGATATTGCAACGGATGCTATTGATCGATTGCATACGACGGCGGCAAGCCATAACCGTATTATGGTGATAGAAATTATGGGGCATAAAGCGGGATGGCTTGCCCTGTATGCAGGCATTGCCGGCGGCAGCGACATCATTATTATTCCGGAAATTCCCTATAGAATTGAATTAATTGCGGAGCACTTACGGGAACGCCGTATAAAAGGAAAAAACTTTTCGGTGGTTGCGGTTGCCGAGGGTGCCGTGTCGTTTCAAGAAAAGGATATGAACAAAAAGGCCTTAAAGGAAGCGCGCAAAACAATGGCCGGTTCAATAGGATACCGGGTTGCAAGAGAGATTGAAGAGGTTACCGGCGCAGAAGCGCGGGTAACCGTGCTCGGTTATTTGCAGCGGGGCGGCACTCCCTCCGGCTACGACCGCATATTGGCGACACGGTTCGGCGCCGCTGCTGCGGAGCTTGCTGCAGCAGATCAGTACGGCGTTATGACAGCTCTGCAACAGGGTGTTATCACTGCCGTACCGCTCAGCAAGGTCGCCGATAAGGTCAAAAAAGTGCCGGAAGGCCACCCGATGATTCTTGCTGCGCGGGACGTCAGTACCTGCCTTGCCGGTTAG
- a CDS encoding BrnT family toxin, with protein MDTIIFEWDPVKADLNYAKHKVTFEEAKTVFYDENAVLIADPDHSNIDEDRFIMLGLSSEMHMLLVCHCYRENDRIRIISARKANLHEAQQYGGN; from the coding sequence ATGGATACAATAATATTTGAATGGGATCCGGTAAAAGCAGATTTAAATTACGCAAAGCACAAAGTAACTTTTGAGGAAGCAAAAACCGTATTCTATGATGAAAATGCGGTATTGATTGCAGATCCTGATCATTCAAATATTGATGAAGATCGGTTTATTATGCTTGGTTTGAGTTCAGAAATGCATATGCTGCTCGTTTGTCATTGCTATAGAGAAAATGATAGAATTAGAATAATTTCTGCAAGAAAAGCAAATTTACACGAAGCACAACAATACGGAGGTAATTAA
- a CDS encoding BrnA antitoxin family protein — translation MRADYDFSNGIKNPYADKLKKQITIRLDDEVVNYFKNMAEETGMPYQNIINYYLKDCVKERRHLEVAFPK, via the coding sequence ATGAGAGCCGATTATGATTTTTCAAATGGAATCAAGAATCCCTATGCAGATAAATTAAAGAAACAGATTACCATCCGTCTTGATGACGAAGTAGTCAATTATTTTAAAAATATGGCAGAGGAAACAGGTATGCCGTATCAGAATATAATCAATTATTATCTAAAGGATTGTGTAAAAGAAAGAAGACACTTGGAAGTTGCTTTTCCGAAATAA
- the hisS gene encoding histidine--tRNA ligase, whose translation MSELIQPKVLKGFRDFLPRDEIRRALLIETVTNVFRNAGFVPIDTPALEYSEVLLRKSNGETEKQVFRFNDNGGRDIALRFDLTVPFARFIAEHYSELYFPFKRYHIAKVWRGEKPQAGRYREFIQCDFDSVGSDCAYTDFEILKVMYSALKALGVTNFRIHISHRGIFNRFLARLELKDKSEDILRIVDKLAKIGKEEVIKQLSEIAGAEKAEQIVQYSNSFPVGADFETVLAHIESLAGGAAPDTGRLREVYQLLCDAGIAGNFVLDPSITRGLDYYTGIVYETFLTDLPQLGSVCSGGRYDNLTGLYMKDTVSGVGASIGLDRLLAGLEQLGIVSKEAGFIDAVIFYEKGNSIRLNSAAAAYLERNGIRVEVFPEPKKIQQQYGYAEKKGIEWGLFIESSSESAGGDELPVRLKHLPTRTETNLLLKEVPEALKGGKK comes from the coding sequence ATGAGTGAATTGATACAACCGAAAGTTCTTAAAGGATTTAGAGATTTTTTACCCCGCGACGAAATACGGCGGGCTCTTTTAATCGAAACCGTTACAAACGTATTCAGAAATGCAGGGTTTGTTCCCATCGACACCCCCGCCTTGGAATATTCCGAAGTGCTGCTGCGCAAAAGCAATGGGGAAACCGAAAAACAAGTATTCCGTTTTAACGATAACGGCGGACGCGACATTGCGCTCCGTTTTGACCTTACCGTCCCCTTTGCCCGCTTTATAGCGGAGCACTACAGCGAATTATACTTTCCGTTTAAACGATATCATATTGCAAAAGTTTGGCGCGGAGAAAAACCGCAGGCAGGACGTTACCGCGAATTTATTCAGTGCGATTTTGACAGCGTCGGTTCGGACTGTGCCTATACCGATTTTGAAATCCTGAAAGTTATGTACAGCGCCCTCAAAGCGCTCGGCGTAACAAACTTCCGCATTCATATTTCGCACCGCGGCATATTCAACCGCTTCTTGGCTCGGCTGGAGTTAAAGGATAAAAGCGAAGATATTCTCCGCATCGTCGACAAACTCGCAAAAATTGGCAAAGAAGAGGTAATCAAACAGCTGAGCGAGATTGCCGGAGCGGAAAAGGCCGAGCAGATTGTGCAATACAGCAACAGCTTTCCGGTAGGCGCCGATTTTGAAACGGTTCTTGCGCATATAGAATCGCTTGCAGGAGGCGCCGCCCCCGATACCGGCCGCTTACGGGAAGTATATCAGCTTTTATGCGATGCCGGCATTGCCGGAAACTTTGTGCTTGACCCGTCCATTACGCGCGGCCTTGACTACTACACCGGCATCGTGTACGAAACCTTTTTAACAGACCTTCCGCAGCTCGGCTCCGTCTGCTCCGGCGGCCGCTACGATAATCTAACGGGGCTCTACATGAAGGATACGGTCAGCGGGGTCGGCGCTTCGATCGGACTTGACCGCCTCCTCGCAGGCTTGGAACAGCTCGGTATCGTCTCCAAAGAGGCCGGTTTTATCGACGCCGTTATTTTTTACGAGAAAGGCAACTCCATTCGCCTGAATAGTGCGGCGGCGGCTTATCTCGAACGGAACGGTATCCGCGTCGAAGTATTCCCCGAACCTAAAAAGATACAGCAGCAGTACGGCTATGCCGAAAAGAAAGGCATCGAATGGGGGCTCTTTATCGAATCTTCTTCCGAAAGCGCCGGCGGAGACGAGTTGCCGGTGCGGCTTAAACATCTTCCGACACGGACGGAAACGAATCTCTTATTAAAAGAAGTTCCGGAAGCTCTAAAAGGCGGTAAAAAATGA
- a CDS encoding bifunctional cytidylate kinase/30S ribosomal protein S1 — protein MIIAIDGPAGSGKSTVAKMLAADLGFTFMNTGSFYRAMALAVLRSLGGDESGAGAEKPDLENEAKWINFAETVPLEYKRDGMYLNGACVEPYLRSDAVESIVAALSAIVPIRHLINKKIRAAAAQLDIVCEGRDMTTVVFPDAECKVYLDASVEARTKRRFGQGTSSLSEAEIRKNIEERDTIDRNKKEGSLKIATDAFYLDTSDLTIMQVCEKIKDKIHEKGLFMEKKEVAMDAVTNSDQSIQTQLPEEYLNFESPEVGTLKEGRIIAITDDSVFIDVGGKSEGRVAREEFTEEPQLGDIVQVYIEKTEATDGKLIISKQKADRTVLRKKLQNAYRDKTPVTGVITKLVNKSGYDVDLGANMIAFLPISQAAAQKVDKPESLLGQKGSFYIEKMVFDRKGNRDNIVVNRRKYLEDTVEKNREAFFENTNIGDVVKGAVKSFTSFGAFIDLGGFDGLLHINDMSWGHVTRPKDFVKKGQEIDLKVIRLDPAEKRINLSLKHFTPDPWLEFEDKFQVNDIVKGHVTKITDFGAFVELSEGIEGLVHISEFSWVKKVSKPSDMVKIGDEVECMILGYDIQAGRVSLGLKQVTANPWDNIDERYPVGTRLTRKVVKLTNAGAFIELEEGIDGFLHVDDLSWTKRVRHPNSELEVGQELEVIVIECNPAEHRIRLGVKQLSDDPWKTFAEAYKPGSIVEGEVTSVTDFGIFVKVPGGIEGLIHKQNLVENREDNPDEVLKKYAVGDKVKATVLDVNVKDKKTAFSIRDYKKRLQQEELSRYMSTKQEDGEGAFTLGDLMKNKASE, from the coding sequence ATGATTATTGCGATAGACGGCCCGGCAGGTTCGGGTAAAAGTACCGTTGCAAAGATGCTCGCAGCGGATTTAGGGTTTACCTTTATGAATACCGGTAGCTTTTACCGTGCAATGGCGCTCGCGGTGCTCCGCTCCTTGGGCGGGGATGAAAGCGGCGCCGGTGCGGAAAAACCGGATTTGGAAAACGAAGCAAAGTGGATAAATTTTGCCGAAACCGTACCGCTTGAATATAAACGGGACGGAATGTATTTAAACGGCGCTTGCGTGGAACCGTATCTCCGCAGCGATGCCGTAGAATCGATCGTTGCCGCTCTCTCCGCGATTGTCCCTATTCGGCATCTTATCAATAAAAAAATCCGCGCTGCGGCGGCTCAACTGGACATTGTCTGCGAAGGCCGGGATATGACCACCGTCGTTTTTCCCGATGCCGAATGCAAGGTATACCTCGACGCGTCCGTAGAAGCCCGCACAAAGCGCCGCTTCGGGCAAGGTACCAGCAGCCTTTCGGAAGCAGAAATACGGAAGAACATAGAAGAGCGGGATACCATCGACCGGAATAAAAAAGAAGGCAGTTTAAAAATTGCTACGGATGCTTTCTATTTAGATACATCGGACTTGACCATAATGCAGGTTTGTGAGAAAATAAAAGACAAAATACACGAAAAAGGGTTGTTTATGGAAAAGAAGGAAGTGGCAATGGATGCGGTTACAAATTCCGATCAGAGCATCCAAACACAATTACCAGAGGAGTATTTAAATTTTGAATCTCCTGAAGTCGGAACATTAAAAGAAGGCCGTATTATTGCGATAACCGATGATTCGGTTTTTATTGACGTTGGCGGTAAATCGGAAGGACGCGTTGCACGCGAAGAATTTACCGAAGAGCCTCAGCTCGGCGATATCGTACAGGTATACATCGAAAAGACCGAGGCGACGGACGGAAAGCTGATTATCTCCAAGCAGAAAGCAGACCGAACCGTTTTACGCAAAAAGCTGCAAAATGCATACCGGGATAAAACTCCGGTAACGGGCGTCATCACAAAGCTTGTAAATAAGAGCGGATACGATGTCGATCTTGGCGCAAACATGATTGCATTCCTGCCGATCAGTCAGGCTGCCGCTCAAAAAGTAGATAAGCCTGAATCCCTGCTCGGCCAAAAAGGCTCGTTCTATATTGAAAAAATGGTGTTCGACCGCAAGGGAAACAGGGACAACATTGTAGTTAATAGAAGAAAATACCTTGAAGATACGGTAGAAAAGAACCGCGAGGCATTTTTTGAAAATACCAATATCGGAGACGTCGTAAAGGGAGCGGTAAAGAGCTTTACCAGTTTCGGTGCTTTTATCGACCTCGGCGGATTCGACGGTTTGCTGCATATCAATGATATGAGCTGGGGTCATGTTACCCGTCCTAAAGACTTTGTTAAAAAAGGACAGGAAATCGATTTAAAAGTTATCAGACTTGATCCTGCCGAAAAACGCATTAATCTCTCATTAAAACACTTTACACCTGATCCGTGGCTTGAATTTGAAGATAAATTCCAAGTAAATGACATTGTCAAAGGCCATGTTACCAAGATTACCGATTTCGGCGCCTTTGTAGAGTTGTCGGAAGGTATCGAAGGCCTTGTGCACATCAGCGAATTCAGCTGGGTGAAAAAGGTGAGCAAACCGAGCGATATGGTTAAAATCGGCGATGAAGTCGAATGCATGATCCTCGGCTACGATATTCAGGCAGGACGCGTTTCGCTCGGATTAAAGCAAGTAACGGCAAATCCGTGGGATAACATCGATGAACGGTATCCTGTCGGAACCCGCTTAACCCGTAAAGTGGTTAAACTGACCAATGCCGGCGCTTTTATTGAGCTTGAAGAAGGAATTGACGGCTTCCTGCATGTTGACGACCTTTCTTGGACAAAACGGGTACGCCATCCGAACAGCGAACTGGAAGTAGGACAAGAGCTTGAGGTTATCGTTATCGAATGCAACCCTGCGGAACACCGCATCAGACTCGGTGTAAAGCAGCTGAGCGACGACCCGTGGAAGACCTTTGCAGAAGCATATAAGCCCGGCTCAATCGTCGAAGGCGAAGTTACTTCGGTAACCGATTTCGGTATATTTGTTAAAGTTCCCGGCGGTATCGAAGGCCTTATTCACAAGCAAAATCTTGTAGAAAACCGCGAAGATAATCCCGATGAAGTATTAAAGAAATATGCTGTCGGCGATAAAGTAAAAGCGACTGTTCTTGACGTAAATGTCAAGGATAAGAAAACGGCTTTTTCAATTCGCGATTATAAGAAACGTCTCCAGCAAGAAGAGCTTTCCCGCTATATGTCTACCAAACAGGAAGACGGCGAAGGAGCCTTTACGTTGGGTGATTTAATGAAGAATAAAGCATCGGAATAG
- a CDS encoding sigma 54-interacting transcriptional regulator, translating to MYISGRILPEKLAALITTPLFTGGASAAGDTLLEIILRSSMQAVDSTAACLFLADKMLQKAQTAAYICDDTFYRVDAKKELPAAAAWVLRQNEPLRMNTPDAENGFTSNGMDGTPYSASGFIAVPLSIGDACIGVLEAVGKQNGGDFSESDLSLLGIVAGYAAPVYRTSCAYRLYADAVKYGEQRSGYISKEEPFIAASPVMREKLELCKQLASSDIPVLIVGENGVGKASVARQLHIHSRRAAYPFIRVNCAEPAEELLAHRLFGGEDGSTAGEDCFKQAGGGTLFLDEAAVLPLHLQKKLLDRILALEQSGGNIRLIASTARDLERLTREGDFLSELYGRLNVLPLYIPPLRQRKEDIDALAQFFLRQTAQEIRKPFSGFSEDAQAALQNAEWKENIRELKNSIEYGCLNGYPPLITAECLFPNHTAAFTGELGSLKNATDIFKRKYIRTVLETTGGNQTAAASIMGIQRTYLSRLMKELNIKN from the coding sequence ATGTATATTTCAGGCCGTATTTTACCCGAAAAACTAGCTGCTCTTATAACTACCCCCTTATTTACCGGCGGCGCTTCGGCTGCCGGTGATACGTTGCTCGAAATTATTCTCCGTTCGAGTATGCAAGCAGTGGATAGTACCGCTGCTTGTCTTTTTTTGGCGGACAAAATGCTGCAAAAAGCTCAAACGGCTGCATATATATGCGACGATACCTTTTATCGCGTTGATGCAAAAAAGGAATTACCGGCAGCAGCGGCGTGGGTATTACGGCAAAACGAACCGTTAAGAATGAATACGCCGGATGCTGAAAATGGGTTTACTTCCAACGGTATGGATGGAACTCCTTATTCGGCATCAGGATTTATTGCCGTACCGCTATCCATAGGAGATGCGTGTATCGGAGTTCTTGAAGCGGTCGGTAAACAAAATGGAGGAGATTTTTCGGAATCCGACCTTTCATTATTGGGTATTGTTGCCGGATACGCCGCTCCGGTTTACCGTACTTCATGCGCATATCGGCTCTATGCCGATGCCGTAAAGTATGGGGAGCAAAGAAGCGGATATATATCGAAAGAAGAGCCCTTTATAGCGGCAAGTCCGGTGATGAGGGAGAAACTTGAGCTTTGTAAACAGCTGGCTTCTTCCGATATACCGGTACTAATTGTAGGTGAAAACGGAGTAGGAAAAGCATCGGTTGCAAGACAGCTGCATATTCACAGCCGCCGTGCGGCTTATCCCTTTATTCGTGTGAATTGCGCCGAACCGGCAGAGGAATTGCTTGCACACCGTTTATTCGGCGGCGAGGACGGCAGCACTGCCGGTGAGGATTGTTTTAAACAAGCCGGCGGCGGAACACTGTTCTTGGACGAAGCGGCTGTCCTTCCGCTTCATCTACAAAAGAAGCTTTTGGACAGAATTTTAGCGCTTGAACAAAGCGGCGGAAACATACGCTTAATCGCCTCGACCGCCCGTGATCTTGAGCGCTTAACCCGCGAAGGGGACTTTCTATCGGAACTGTACGGTAGGTTAAATGTCCTGCCGCTGTACATACCGCCGCTCAGGCAGCGTAAAGAAGATATTGATGCGCTTGCTCAATTTTTTTTACGTCAGACAGCGCAAGAAATAAGAAAGCCCTTCTCCGGTTTTTCGGAAGACGCCCAAGCAGCTCTGCAAAACGCGGAATGGAAAGAGAATATACGGGAACTAAAAAACAGTATAGAATACGGATGTTTAAACGGGTATCCGCCGCTCATTACCGCTGAGTGCTTATTCCCCAACCATACCGCTGCGTTTACCGGCGAATTAGGCAGCCTCAAAAACGCAACCGATATATTTAAACGGAAATACATCAGGACGGTGCTTGAAACTACCGGCGGCAATCAAACGGCTGCCGCTTCAATAATGGGCATTCAAAGAACATATCTTTCACGGTTGATGAAAGAATTAAACATAAAGAACTAA
- a CDS encoding tetratricopeptide repeat protein: MADKNEQTLSFSERCGEFLTRHRKPIIIILGAVCVVVAIALAASAVTAHGAKNASTETETIISEWTDLRSKNSEDMMAQEDALVEKLEKQAASNGRTYSGFRAYTTLGEIYVLRKDWEKALTAYQKAGEALPKAYTAGIAYFNAAACADELQQHEKALELYTLSAASDDFPLKPRALFNIGRLEESLSHSDKAVEAYTKLTELYPDNDWALLAKSRIIALSIQ; this comes from the coding sequence ATGGCAGACAAAAATGAACAGACACTTTCTTTTTCCGAACGCTGCGGGGAATTTTTAACGAGGCATCGGAAACCGATTATTATTATACTGGGAGCGGTTTGTGTCGTTGTTGCTATCGCTTTGGCTGCATCTGCGGTTACTGCACACGGAGCAAAAAATGCATCCACGGAAACGGAAACGATTATCTCCGAATGGACCGATTTACGGAGTAAAAATAGCGAAGATATGATGGCACAGGAAGATGCGCTCGTCGAAAAACTTGAAAAGCAAGCTGCATCAAACGGCCGTACTTATTCCGGATTCCGGGCATATACAACTCTTGGGGAAATCTACGTACTCCGCAAAGATTGGGAAAAAGCCCTTACCGCTTACCAAAAAGCAGGAGAAGCGCTGCCTAAAGCGTATACCGCCGGTATTGCTTACTTTAATGCGGCTGCCTGCGCCGATGAATTACAGCAACACGAAAAAGCATTGGAACTCTACACGTTATCGGCAGCCTCCGATGATTTTCCGCTAAAACCTCGGGCACTGTTTAATATCGGCCGGCTTGAGGAAAGTCTTTCCCATTCGGATAAGGCGGTCGAAGCATATACCAAGCTTACCGAATTATACCCCGACAACGATTGGGCACTGCTTGCAAAGTCGCGGATTATCGCGCTTTCCATTCAATAA
- a CDS encoding methyl-accepting chemotaxis protein, producing the protein MLKRFPLKARLSVSFGLLFAVSMTIINVISIRTSRLALEQQAASHLITLAENQATIFEQTYIEKFRTQMETLSRESIISHQDIPLSSKIEVLKDEVELAKKDGCLRMLITDTQGNAYRTDGTTADAREFEWFKKSLQGEFFLSTPYPSNKDGSLVCTIAAPIYGKDKTIIGTIATVYDGLKIYETIRNIKIGETGEVYILDQNGVTIADSNVALIYSQENSYIKSQSDKSLESVGLFEHKAVQSASSGSGSYKYEGAIKDAAYAKIPTTGWTLITTDYRQKYMVAVRLIIIIDTVLVILVVCIIFAVSSGLSRALQKTADALKEIAQGTGDLTVALPVKGKDELTDIARYFNETIGKIAGAIRSIEANTADMEVTSVNLADNMLETASAIRQITATTETVKEKMINQAASVTETAATVEEIIRTIKQLNSNIEMQAGSVAQSSSSIEQMVANIASIGQTLGKTDQIIKNFVSATGDGKATLVTSNTVTQKIAEESGSLMEASNVIQHIASQTNLLAMNAAIEAAHAGEAGKGFAVVADEIRKLSEDSAIQGKTITATLKSLTAEIETLSASSKIVEGKFNLIFELAEQIKSMSDLLTAAMKEQENGSKEILSAIKNINIVTTEVQAGSEEMLKGGEGAAQEMHTLDDLTRTITDSMNEMASGAIQINNAVQEVNAMTQKNRQSIEKLAAEVGKFKV; encoded by the coding sequence ATGCTTAAAAGATTTCCCCTCAAAGCCCGTTTATCGGTAAGCTTCGGTTTACTGTTTGCCGTTTCAATGACAATTATCAATGTCATTTCTATTCGTACTTCTCGCCTTGCACTTGAACAGCAAGCAGCCTCCCATCTGATAACGCTTGCGGAGAATCAAGCAACAATATTTGAGCAAACATATATTGAAAAATTTAGAACACAAATGGAAACCCTATCACGGGAATCGATCATTTCACATCAAGACATCCCGTTATCCTCGAAAATAGAAGTTTTAAAGGATGAGGTAGAACTGGCCAAAAAAGACGGATGTTTACGGATGTTGATAACCGATACCCAAGGGAATGCTTACAGAACCGACGGGACGACGGCAGACGCTAGAGAATTTGAATGGTTTAAAAAAAGTTTGCAGGGTGAATTTTTTTTAAGCACTCCATATCCTTCGAATAAAGACGGCTCCCTCGTCTGCACAATAGCGGCTCCTATCTACGGAAAAGACAAAACAATTATCGGAACAATCGCAACCGTGTATGACGGGCTCAAAATATACGAAACAATACGGAACATCAAAATAGGAGAGACGGGCGAAGTCTATATCCTTGATCAAAACGGCGTTACGATTGCCGACAGTAATGTTGCGCTGATTTATTCGCAAGAAAATTCGTATATCAAATCTCAATCCGATAAAAGTCTTGAAAGCGTAGGTCTTTTTGAACATAAAGCAGTTCAATCGGCATCTTCCGGATCCGGTTCATACAAATATGAAGGAGCAATAAAAGACGCCGCATACGCAAAGATCCCGACAACGGGCTGGACACTTATTACAACCGATTATCGGCAAAAATACATGGTTGCAGTTAGACTAATTATCATCATCGATACGGTGCTCGTAATCTTAGTTGTATGTATTATTTTTGCTGTCTCATCAGGACTTTCCCGTGCGCTCCAAAAAACGGCAGACGCTCTTAAAGAGATAGCGCAGGGAACAGGCGACTTAACGGTTGCTCTTCCGGTAAAGGGAAAGGATGAACTGACCGATATAGCGCGGTATTTTAACGAGACTATAGGAAAGATAGCGGGAGCAATCCGTTCGATAGAAGCAAACACCGCCGATATGGAAGTAACCAGCGTTAATCTCGCCGATAATATGCTGGAAACGGCAAGTGCAATACGGCAGATTACGGCAACTACCGAAACCGTAAAAGAAAAAATGATCAATCAAGCGGCGAGTGTTACCGAAACGGCGGCAACCGTTGAAGAGATTATCAGAACAATAAAACAGTTGAATAGCAACATCGAAATGCAAGCCGGCAGCGTCGCTCAATCTTCGTCTTCGATAGAGCAAATGGTTGCAAACATCGCTTCGATCGGCCAAACCCTCGGAAAAACCGACCAAATTATTAAAAATTTTGTTTCCGCCACCGGAGACGGAAAAGCGACGTTGGTAACTTCAAATACCGTAACGCAAAAGATTGCCGAAGAATCCGGCTCTTTGATGGAAGCTTCAAATGTCATTCAGCACATTGCAAGCCAAACAAACTTGCTTGCCATGAACGCAGCCATCGAAGCGGCGCATGCCGGCGAAGCAGGAAAAGGTTTTGCCGTCGTTGCCGATGAAATCCGTAAGCTGTCGGAAGACTCCGCAATACAAGGAAAAACAATTACCGCAACGCTTAAATCTTTAACCGCAGAAATCGAAACGTTATCGGCATCATCTAAAATCGTAGAGGGAAAATTCAATTTAATTTTCGAACTTGCGGAACAAATAAAATCGATGAGCGACCTTTTAACTGCAGCAATGAAAGAACAGGAAAACGGCAGCAAGGAAATTCTATCGGCAATTAAAAATATTAATATCGTAACAACCGAAGTACAGGCCGGCTCCGAAGAGATGCTGAAAGGCGGAGAAGGTGCAGCGCAAGAAATGCATACACTTGACGACTTAACGCGCACCATCACCGATAGTATGAACGAAATGGCCTCAGGCGCAATACAGATTAACAATGCCGTACAGGAAGTCAATGCAATGACGCAGAAAAACCGGCAAAGTATAGAAAAGCTTGCAGCCGAAGTAGGAAAATTTAAAGTATAA
- a CDS encoding methyl-accepting chemotaxis protein, translating to MEIDEQTALQNFSDLVDKIVVKYNKGVVLDFVTRHSFQIINSSMEQLEKRFETIISAFEQIEKESSSSASNIDRVDDMLEQTLLSRKQLQTDIHHRVEEIDAAALNAQNTASSFQLLKERTGEVKSMLGDIQEVSIKTGILAINASIEAARAGKAGDSFRIIANEVRTLSTKTGTFAKTIEAKLAELQASVNDISENMSLFISLFSKFQQSFNGVLTAFDKDSVVLNDAGLALTEVTSSIKEQDTTIHEGFASLKDIETFLKETSAILEVVQTSHRHLGTLLQKKE from the coding sequence ATGGAAATAGATGAACAGACAGCTCTGCAGAATTTTTCCGATTTAGTAGATAAAATTGTAGTTAAATACAATAAAGGCGTTGTATTAGACTTTGTAACGCGACATTCGTTTCAAATTATCAATAGCTCGATGGAACAACTGGAAAAGCGGTTTGAAACTATCATTTCGGCTTTTGAACAAATCGAAAAGGAGAGTAGTTCTTCCGCATCCAATATCGACCGTGTGGACGATATGTTGGAGCAAACACTGTTAAGTAGAAAACAGCTGCAAACGGATATTCATCATCGGGTAGAGGAGATCGATGCTGCGGCTTTAAATGCGCAAAATACCGCCTCGTCTTTTCAGCTTTTAAAAGAACGTACGGGGGAAGTTAAATCGATGCTTGGGGATATACAAGAAGTATCGATAAAAACAGGCATCCTTGCGATCAATGCCTCCATCGAAGCTGCCCGTGCAGGAAAGGCGGGGGACAGTTTTAGGATTATTGCAAATGAGGTACGGACTCTTTCTACCAAAACAGGAACTTTTGCAAAAACGATAGAAGCAAAGCTCGCAGAATTACAGGCATCGGTAAACGATATCAGCGAAAATATGTCTCTTTTTATTTCGCTATTTTCAAAGTTTCAACAATCGTTTAACGGTGTACTTACCGCTTTTGATAAGGACTCTGTCGTTTTAAATGATGCAGGGCTCGCACTGACGGAAGTAACGTCTTCAATTAAAGAGCAGGATACTACAATCCATGAAGGATTTGCCTCTTTAAAAGATATCGAAACCTTCTTAAAAGAAACAAGCGCTATCTTGGAAGTGGTACAGACAAGCCACAGACATTTAGGGACATTACTTCAGAAGAAAGAATAA